The Prionailurus viverrinus isolate Anna unplaced genomic scaffold, UM_Priviv_1.0 scaffold_49, whole genome shotgun sequence nucleotide sequence tccctctcggGTTCTTCCCCGTGACTGGCCCCACAGAGCATCGCTCAGGGCATGGCTGGGTGGCTGGCATCCCAGCTCGGCCAGCGGCTCTTCCTTCACCGCCGGTCCCGAGTCCCAAGCGTGCCCCGCACTCCTGCTCTGTGCCTCCACCCTGGGAACACGGGTGGGAGGGCTCAGTGCTAGGGAACGGTCCCCACTGTCCCTGGTGTGGGCTCACAGACTTGGTTTCCCAGGCTGCCTGCCCAGGTATTTCTCCCTTACCCACAGGCTAATTCCCTTCCTCTACATCCTCCTGGCTGAGGTGGAGGTCCACAGGGCCCTGGCCCCcgggggccctgggtggggctgCCCGGATGGCTCGGCTCTGTCTGTCCCCAGAACCCCCTTGGACTGAGACTCAGAATGCGGGGTTGTGGGCAGAGAGAAACTCAGGCAACCGTGCCGTGTTACCCTAGGCAGGCCTGGCTTTGGGCCTCGCATGGCTTCTGGGGACCCTGGGGAGAAGTGAGGCCACAGGCCCACTTCCAAACTAGGACACCATTGTCCCAGGATgggtgcctttttaaaaaatgttctatttacttatttgtgagagagagcattagcaggggagggacagagggagagggtgacacagaaccccaagcaggctccacactattaccccagagcccaacatggggctcgaacccacgaaccgtgagatcatgacctgagccgaaatcaagttggacgcttaaccgactgagccccccaggtgctccccagGATGGGTGCCTTTAAGGATCAGTGAGGTTCAAGAGCTCTCTGACCAATTGCCCTGTCCCCCAGAAGCAGCACCCCCCCACCACGGGTGCATGGGGCAACTCTGGAATGGAGAGAGAGCCTCAGGTCAGAATCAAAAGTGTAGTGCAAGGTTACCCCCAAAGTTCTCTGGGAGGGGCTGAGCGGTTCCTGCTGGTCTCACTCCCACTCCATCCATCATACAAAGGGGGCAAGTGAATCCCAGAGACGGGCAGGAACCTACCCACAATTGCACAGCAAGtcaggtgcaaagctggggccaGGACTCCGGGCTCCTGACTGACAAACCCTGGCTATTGACCCCATACCACCCAAGGAAGCCTCAAAGTCACTGGGGCATTGATAATGACAGCCTGTGGCCAACTGCACCTCCTGGGGATTGGAGTCAGAGGTGACAGGGCCACTGGCCCCTGTCCTGCAAGCTCCCAAGATGGCAGGCATGCTGAGGGGCCTGCCAAGCGACttaaaagaagagcaaaggagAATGGAGCTCTCTGTATGTGCCACCGAGTGCCATGGAAGGTTGGGGGATGGGAGCACCCCCTCACTGCTCCGTGGGTGCGGCTGGGGCCTGGGCACTGGTTGGTTCTGCTGAGTGGAGCAGGAGGCCCAGAGTACTCCAGGCCAGGGTCATGGGTTGGGGCGGGTAGGGTAGACCTTGCTCAGGTCAGAGAGACTGTGGCGGAACAGTGTTCACTAAGGGCCACTCTGGCTGTAGATACGGGCCAGTCCTGTCCTCAGCGTGCTCCTGCATCCGtgtcctcccccactcgctgGCCTGCCAAGTCTCCACCCTGCAGGGACTGATTGGCATTGAGACAAGCGGGAGATGCTCGGGGCTCCCTGGATGCCAAGAAGGAAGGTTCCTGGGGATCTGCATCCAGGGGCAAAGGTCAGCGGGGAGAGTGCATAGGCGCAGCTGCGAACACGCACGTGAGCGCCTCCTGGCGACACGCAGCTGCCCTGAGAGAGTGTGCAGGCTGCCCACGTCTGGCCCACGGGACATCATGGTTAGCCTTTGAGGGCAGgactgggggggcaggggggatgtTGAAAGGACGGCACCACGCCAGACAGCGAGAGCAGACTGGGAGCCAAGGAGCCGCTGCGGAGTGCCGCCCCGGTGGGCCCGGCCCACCCTTTCGCTCCCTGGCCCACCTTTAAACCCCAAGGACCCAGGGCACAGTGGGCATTAACCACCCACCGCTTTCGTGCCCTGccctgaagcagggtccagagtCCCCGTTTAGTAGATGGGGAGCCTGAAGCCCAGCTTTTTCGCTGCCGGGCTGGTGGCAGTTCTGTGCAGCCTTATTTCAGAAGCCCAGAAACCTGGCCTGCCGGCCCCTGTAACCAAATTTCTCCCCAGCCCTACCAGTGGCCCTGGCCCACTGGAGGAGCGAACGAGGAAGGACAGGAGGAAAAGGGGCCTTTGAAAGCCCCAGAGCATCCCTTCCCGGGCTGTGCCAAGTCCCCAGAAGGAGGCGGAGCCTTCCAACAAGGCCCTCCCATCTCTCCCAGCCCCCCTCCTTCCTGGACCGcgtccctcttcccctcctgggaGAAGCCCCGCAGACACCACACGGTAGGGACTGTTCCAGCAGTCACTTCTCCTCAGTTGCCTGGGGACACAGCCGTGGCACGAGAGAGGGGCAGTCTCCCAGGATTTCCTTGGAGCACACAGGCACAGGCAATGGCCCAGGCATGTCCACCATGACCCCGCAGATAGTCCCAGCTGCAGCTCCGGGGCCTCATCTGCTGAGCCACTTGGTCCTTTGTCCTGCATGACCCCAGGGCCCTTCCCTCACCTTCCTTGCACACCTTCCAACACCCCTAATTGTGAGAGAAGTCTTCACATCCCCACCCACCACACCCTTCCCATCTGTCACCCAAGAGTGACAGAGCTTGTTCTCTGCCCAGAGCTGCCTCCTTCCACACCCGTGGGCCCCACTGGTGGGAGGGGACATACCTGCCCAGGGATTCGCTCAAATTGAGGGGCTGGGGATGATGGTCGCTCTCCCAGGGCATCCTCctatgagccggggagggggggaggggggtaagcAAAGGCTCCCGCCAAAGGCGGGGTCCTGGCAGCTCTGCCCCCTCCTGTCAGCTGGCACCTGGGGCAGtcagtgcccctcccctccctcctgtcgTCTTCTGCCGAGACACTGGGACCCACACCTTGGTCACCCACAGAACGCCTTCTGTAAATCCCACCTTAGAGGGAGCCAGTagggagcaggcagagggggCTCGGCTGGTCCTGTCTGCTCAGTCCTGTCCCCCCGGGCCTGAGGCCCATTGAGGCTAGCTGGCCAGCCCCCTGGTCAGGCCCTTCCATCTTCCAGAGCCCATTTCCCAGTGGCCCCTGCGGGAAGGTCCCTGTGGGCGTGGGGCCTCCTCAGCCACTTCGTCTAGGGGGTGGGTGGCTGTGATCCATCCCCCCAACCTGGGCCCACAGCCCCAGGGTCCCCCGGGGCCTCCTTCACTCCCTCTGGGACTCAAGGCTCCTGGAAGCAGCCTCACACCCACCCCATTTGGCTCCCCCTACCTCGATCTGCTCTGGGTCGGGGCAGTTGTGGGGTGGCTGCAGAGGGGGCTTTCTCCCCGGGGGCCTACTAGCCTGCAGCATCACTCGGATGActcacctgcctcctccctgtgGTAACACATCTTGAAGTTTTAAGGGGCAGGGCTCTCTACCCAGCTTCCTTGCACCCAGCTCTCCCAGTCCATGGCATGGGAGAGCCAAACTCTGCAAACACCTGGGGCTGACCTGCAGTttcccccccaccacctgccCCTTGAGGGTCAGATGGCCAAGGGGGACACAGCAGTCAGAGGCTGAGGTGGCCGCTGGATCGGGAATTTGAGGAACAGACGTGCGACttcaaggagaggggcagagggcagagagaggctggtTCTGGCGGCCCTGTCCTAGGAGACCAGAGGCAAATGTGAGGTTCACCTTCTTGCAGTCTGAGTCCCTGCCTACCCTTGATTACAGTCCGCCAGGACCTTAGAGGCCGCCTGGCTACAAGTAGGCATGCACTGGGGGAGCCCTGTGAGGGGCTCTGAGGGGCCAGAGCCCCTGGAAGAGAGCAGGGAACCTGATGCAGGGAAGGGGATGCAGGAAACCCCGGGCCCAGGAAGGCAAGGGCCTCACTCGCAGGTGCCTGGCCACTCTCCTACCCAGAAAGTGGGGCCAAACCCCCTTGTCTTGGCCTGGCTCAGGTGGGGAGCAAGGCAGGCGGGGCGCCATGCTCTGGGAGCCGGGCTGAGAACATCTCGCTGTGGGGTCTGGGGCCTGCTAGGACCTAAAATGCTCCGGGGCAGTTCCCTGGTCTGGTGACCAGGGGGCTTGATGCCTTTTCCGTGTGACATCCCTGCAGGCCCGTAGCCAGCACAAACAGCAAGGTTGCGATTGGCCTGGTGGGTGTGTTGGGGCCAGAGGATTCATGATGCAAGCAAGGGGGCAAAGGACCCACAGAGCAGGGCCCTGCTTTCCAATGGCATCACCTCCCAGCCTAGGTGAGGGAGCTGCCAAGGAGTCTTTCCCAGGGCCCCAGAGGCTggtctgcccccccacccctccacagcACAAAGAATATAGGGTCTTGTGGCTTTGGGACCTGTGGCAAAGTCTGCAATGACAGAGGGTGGGGCCAGACACAGGCGCAGGTAGGCAGAGAGTGGAGTCCCAGTTCCACCATTTCCTTATCGTGTAGCCTTGGGCAAGAGTGTGGGGCAAAGTCTGAGCCTCCGTTTACCTATTCAAGCCTCGCTTTCTTCTTTTGGTCATTGGGAGGGCCGTTAAGAAATCATTTGAGTCCCCTGCCCGGCCTCTGGCAGGTAATAACATCCTCCCTCTTCCCCGAAGATTCTGGAATGTGGTGAGCAGGGGCTCAGGATTCCttgtgagtgggagaaggaggaaggacacACAGCCCAGGTGTGAAAGGACCAGGAAACTCAGGATCCCCAGCTGGCTTGGGTCATCTGCTGCCTGACTCCTGGCCAACAGTTTGACTCTCCTGTTTTCCAGAGGTTTCCtggcagggtgggagaggggtggatGGCTCTCCTGGATGCTGTGGGGAGAGAGGTCCGGCCTAGCTGGCACTGGCCACCCCACCACCTCCCCGGTACCAGCACTCTGCACACAGCCAATAGGTTGGCTCCCGGCTGGCTCCCTGGGGTCTCCAACCCCCACATCCAGGTCAAATCCGTACCTGAAGGCTGACAGAGCACAGGACCCAGCTCTGTCCAGTCACACCAGCAGTGCCGGGGCCATGGCAGGAAGGAGCAGCTCGCGCTGTAGCCTAGAGGGCATGCGGGGGCGATAGCGGAGGTCCCAGCGTGGCCCGGGGTGCGGACACAGATGGGGTGGGGCTCAgggcccgcccctcccctctccagccaCCAGCCGCTCACGCAGTCACCCCTGCATACGTGTGCACGTGCAGGCTTTGGCAGACCCATAGCTGGCACCCAAGTGTAGATGAGATGCTGTCGGGGGTGGCAGGCTGGGGTCTGGAACGGCAGCGAAGGGCAGCTGGGCGTCAGCCTGCGCACCGTGCCCACCTGTGCAATACAGTTGTGGACAGCGCCCCTGCCCCTGGCCTGTTGTTTGAAGCTGGGCCCTGAGGGCTTTGGTGGACGgagaggggcggtggggggggaggggggagggtacCCTCTGCTCAGCCCGTCTCCCTCCCACCCGTCCCCATCCACGTAGTCCTAGGGATGGGACAGGGCTAGGGAGACGGTGGCACGCACGCCGGAGTTCAGGTCGGGTTGCTCGGTGGGGCCAGACACCCCGGGCTGAGGCCTCGGGACAGTGCCCGGCGTCTACGACTTGGCAGCTGCGGGCCATGCATCTGCAAGCAAGCTCCCAGGGCATGCCAGACCTTAAGTCCTGCTCCCGCCGCCCTTGGCCTGGCCTGAATGCCTGGCACGGCACCCCCATGTTCTCAGAGGCCGCCAACGCGTCTTGTTTGGCGCTGACCTGGAACGGTCGCGCTCCGAGGACTGTGCTGGCTTTCGGAGGGCTAGACAAGGAAGGCCCTATTGGTTTGGCGGCACAGCCTCTGGGAAGCCCGGCCTTTTCCCTTGCTCACACCTGTGGGCACCGGGCCGGAGGCCTCACCACCATTACCACTTCTTTCCTTGGCCCTGAGGGGCGGGGTCCGGCGAGCTCCAAGCACACCGCGATGGGGCTCAAGGCCCTCCCCAAAGTCCTTGGAGACACCCCCTCGGGTtcaccggccggccggccccctGCTCCCCGTGCAGTTCTACCCGCCGAGTCTTGTGCCAGCTCCGGGAGTGGAAATGAGGCTCTGCTGGGAagcctgcccagcccccaccctgccgGCCTGTCCACTGCCTGGGCCGGgccaagagtgggggagggggagaaccGGCCAAACCTCATCCTCTGCCTCTATCGCGGGGCCCTGCTGTGGGACCTCCAAACCCTCGGCCTCGGTCCCTCCCCCCCAAGAGTGAGCCTGCGCTGGAGCCCAGGGCCCCTCCCTTGGCCTCTCTGTGGCCCCCAGATGCAGCCATGTCAAGCACGGCCGGTTTGAGCTGATTCATCTCCTCTAGAGTCCCCATTGCCCCAGGATGGGTCCTACGAGCCCACTtggagcctgggtggccagtcCCACCCCGGTGGGCCTTCCCAGCATCTGCCCGTCCTCtaccctgggggcggggggcagccaCGGGAGGACAGAGGCTCCCTGGGGAGACCCCCCAGCCCTTCTCAGCCCCCACAGGCCAGAAGAGGCCTGTTTCTGCCCACTTTGCCTCACAGCCGCCCCTGGACCCGGCCCGACCACCCCAGCCACCCCCACCTGTCCAGGTGGACCGTGGATCCCAAAGCCTTCCAAGGTTCCCACTGGGCGTTCCAGCCCTGACTCATCCCCCCGTGAGGTAGCAGCTTTGGCAGGGGTGCCGGGCAAGAGGGGAAcagtctcctccctctctcccattccATCTTGCTCTCCTGCCTCCGTTCTCCCCTTCCTGTTCTCTCCTaccactccccctcctcccagccctgggcATCCACTGGCTCCCAGACAAGGGCCCCAAGCAGCGGCAGCAGGCACTCGAGGCCTCGGCCTACCCTGCTGTGTCCCGGAGGTTGCAGAAtcaggggaagaaggagggacaCACCGTCCAGGTAGGCAAGCACAGGGCCTTCTCCCTACTCGGCCCCATGACCCTCTGGGGACTCCCCTGAGTCCTGCTCGGCCAGCCCAGGGCTGGCAGGACCTGGGGCATGATCGTGGGATCTTGAGGCCCAAAGGAGCCAGGGAGACGGGGTCCTCTCCCGACATGGGGGATCCTCactctgctgtgtgacctgggacagGCAGGCAGCTTCTCTGAGCTCATCACTGGGGGCCAGCCCTCAGGAGGGCTGTTGGGACCTGCTGCGGGTGCTCCGGGGCTGACTCTCCAGCTGAGTCCACTGAACCACGTCCTGGGTCTGTGACCTGTGCCTGAAAAGCACACCGCAGCCCTGGCAGCCAGAAAGGCGGCAcgctcctctcccactctgtcctCGGGGATGGCGGGAGCCAGGGCACGCTCTATGACCCACTCGGGGCTGGCCTGAGGAGTGTGGAAGGGGTTGGCGAGGCTGGGATGGATAGAAAGCCGAGGCTCAGAGCAGTTGTGCCCAGACCTGGAGGTGGCCCCTGGCCTGCCGGTGGGAGGAGCCCAGGGGAGCCTGCAGGGGCCCGGGCTGGCCCAGGGAAGCGGCGGCCAGGGCCACACTGCGCACAAGGTGCCGGCCTAGAGGATGCCGGCTACACTCCCCGAGGACTCCTTCCACATTTGCAGCCAGCAGTTGGGCTTAGGGGTCACCCAGACCCACTGAAGCCCctgacagcccctcccccatccaaaGCGGGCCCGAAGTGAGGAGGGactcctgggggtggggcccaatGGGGGCTACAGGAAGCCCCTGGAAGCCAGCCAGGCTCACTGCCCACAGATGCGCCCAGGGCAGCCTCAGTCACCCGAGcctgggagggaagcagggcaggCACACATGCCTGTTTCACGAATGGGGCAAATGAGCCCGGCTGGGACTTTCCCGGGAAATCCGAATTGGTGAGGACGGCGGGAGAGGCAGGGGCCCCGGCCTTTTCCTGTACAGGAACTTCtggatgggagaggggaggaggggggtaaATATGGGCACCTGGGGGCAGGTTCGGGCAGAGGGCAGCCTCCCCCTCATGCCCACCCCGCTGCCTGGCCTGGGGGAGCCTTCAGACAAGCCTGATCCTGCCTGCCACCCAGCGTCAGCCTGCTCCCCTCTGGTGGCCTCTCCAGGGGGCTGGGCCACAGGCAGAAGGAAGGCAGGAGCAGATGTGGGAGCCCTGGGGCTCTGCAGGCCAAGCCAGGGGAAGTCTTGTGGGCCAGGAGAGGGTGCTGGGGCCCCGGGGAGCAATGGGGGGGGCCGCACCCCCTCCACCTCAGCGGTTTCGCCCCTGCCAGGGAGGACgctcctctctttctccacacAGCCTCCAGGGCTAGCCCAGGTGTCAGCCCAGCGTGCCCAGCCTGGCCTCTTGGCCTCTTgactttctttgaaaaatgtggaCGTGCTGCAAGGGGGAGCTGAGGCAGGAAAGGAAGTGACTCATGGTGGTCTAACTCCATCCCGACTGCGCCCACATTGCCCTGAGCATGTGGGATTGGCCGTGGCCACAGTAGTACATTCAAATCCAAAGTCTTCAAAGCCTGTAGGGGGCAAATGGttgcccttccctctctgcctcctctacTCCCTCCACTAGCCTCCCGGaaccacccaccacccccccctccccccggcagGCTGCCAGCTGACTCAGTGGTGCGTGGAAGACAGCAGAGGAGGGGGTTAGTGCTGCAGACTCGCTAACTGGCAAGGCGATGCACTGCCCATGAACCCCCCAGGCCTACCTGCAatcagaggggagcagagggaggtgtCTCCTGCCTGCCTGCACCCTGTCCCTCTGCCGCCTCCTTCCCTGCCACTCCCACCCTGGGGTCTGGCCGTCCGCAGTGAGGGATGGCGAACGTGGTGCCATCACATGCAAAAGCTCAGCCCCTGGTATTTGGAGGTTTGCCAGGAGGGGGCCCCGAGGGCAGGGACCAGTGGTGGCTGGGCCCTCCTGACAGCCCCTCCTCACCCCGGCCTCCCAGGCATGCCCACCATGTGGCCCCTGTGGCTCCTCGCATCCCTGCTGGCCCTGAGCCAGGCCCTGCCGTTTGAGCAGAAGGGCTTCTGGGACTTCACCCTGGACGACGGGCTGCCCATGCTGAATGATGAAGAGGCTTCAGGTGCCGAGACGACTTCAGGTGTCCCGGACCTGGACTCCCTCACGCCCACCTTCAGCGCCATGTGTCCTTTTGGCTGCCACTGCCACCTGCGGGTCGTTCAGTGCTCCGACCTGGGTCAGTCCCGGGCCCAGGGTGGGACGGGTGCATGAAGGCGCAGGCCCGGCCTGAGCGCCCTACCAAGGAGACACGTGTGTGTCCCGTGGGATGGGCGTGAAAGGGTGGGGTCGGGGATGGGGTGACCCCACACAGGGTCTGGGGACTCCTGGTTTCAGCGCGGAACGCTGTCCAGCTGTTCGTTTGCAAAAGAGCAGGGAGTGAGGAGGGCCCTGGTCTACGGTGGAGGCCTTGTGTGGGTGTCCGTGGGTGCCCGTGTCCCCGTGCTCTGAGCTgttctggggctggggctggggctggggctcacgCTGATGACCACGGCCCCGGCCCCCAGGTCTGAAGTCTGTGCCCAAGGAGATCTCCCCCGACACAACGCTTCTGGACCTGCAGAACAATGACATCTCCGAGCTCCGCAAGGATGACTTCAAGGGCCTCCAGCACCTTTACGTAAGCCCACCCTGGCCCTTCTGAGGCGCTGCGAGGAGGTGGGCAGTGTGCAGCTGAGGAGTTGGGTGCTTGTGGGTGTGCACACGTATGTGTCGGGTGCGAGAGGGGACTGGGGACCCACAGAGTCCTGCGAGAAGTCTGGAGGCGGGCTTGGTGGGAGCGCCCCAGGTCACGGGTCACATGTGCGGATGTCTGCAGCCGTAAGCACGGGGCAGAATCGCTCCGCTTCGAGGCCTCACTGGCAGCCCCACCGATCACCAGCTCGGGcggcaagggagggaggaagaggtgagGGCAGGGCGGGGAGCTTGTGCCTTTACTTCCCAcgcccccctgccccaggctcttGTCCTGGTGAACAACAAGATCTCCAAGATCCACGAGAAGGCCTTCAGCCCCCTGCGGAAGCTGCAGAAGCTCTATATCTCCAAGAACCACCTGGTGGAGATCCCTCCCAACCTGCCCAGCTCCCTGGTGGAGCTCCGCATCCATGACAACCGCATCCGCAAGGTGCCAAAGGGCGTGTTTAGCGGGCTGCGCAACATGAACTGCATCGGTGAGTGTGGCACGGCCTGTGTCAGTTGTCACCCTGTGGCCAGCAGGAAAGGCTCAGGGAGAGGGGCCTCTTGCAGCCGGAGGGGCTGGGTGCCATGGACAAGCCTGGTGGGCCTCACAGGACACTCTGGAGGCTCATCTGGGGACACGCCCCAGAGCTGCCAAGGCGAGATGAAGAGAGACCCGGGGACCgtagagggagggaagggaaagggctagtgcagccagccagccagccaggggccACCAGAGGCCAGGCCAGAGGAGCTGAGTGGGCTGCGGTGGAGCCCCACCTTGATCTCTGgctcccctccttttcctcctgctcCCCTTACCCCCTGAGGCCAATGCCTGGGCCAACGCCCTTGGGAGCTGATGGTCTTGAACAGCCAGGAGTTTGCAATTATCCCAGTAAATCACTGGAGCTGCTTTCAGGGGTAGATGGGGGAGCAGGACCCATCAGGCCAGCCCAAGTCAGGACCTGGGGCTGTGCGCGCAGCCACCCGGCTCTGGCGTCAGGGCTGAGTGGGGGGCGTCTCTCCTAGAGATGGGCGGGAACCCACTGGAGAACAGtggctttgagcctggagccttcgATGGCCTGAAGCTCAACTACCTGCGCATCTCTGAGGCCAAGCTCACGGGCATCCCCAAAGGTAGGAAGACAGACCTTTTCCCCCATGCTGTCCAGCCTCCATGGCACAGATGGGCACAGATGGGGGAATCCGGGGACATCTGGAGCCACCAGTCAACTCAGGGAGGGCTTTGGTAGCCCTCTGTTCccatctgcgcccccccccccacatacagaCCCAGCCCGCACACATGGCCTCCCCTCCCGCATTCAACTCAGAGCACCCTCTTTTCCTGGCAGACCTCCCCGAGACCCTGAACGAACTCCATCTGGACCACAACAAAATCCAGGCCATCGAGCTGGAGGACCTGCTCCGCTACTCCAAGCTGTACAGGTGGGCTGCGGGTCCACGTGGGGTGCCCTGCCCCACTGCTCTTTTCTCCCCCAGCGTTTCAGTACATGTCATGTGCCCTTCGCAGGTTGGGCCTGGGCCACAACCAGATCCGCATGATCGAGAATGGGAGCCTAAGTTTTCTGCCCACCCTGCGGGAGCTGCACTTGGACAATAACAAGCTGTCCAGGGTGCCTTCTGGCCTTCCGGACCTCAAGCTCCTCCAGGTGAGAGCTGGGGGGAGCCCCCATGCCAGGGGCTGTAACACAGAGTGGCGCGGGACCTTGCCGTGCGGCCGGCCAGCTGTGTGGTCTGGGCAGctactcctgctctctctgcctctgcctccgcATCTGGAAAGAAGCCATCACAAGGATCCCTCCCTCAGTGCCAGCGAGCTGTGCTGAGGAAGTAGGGAAGGCAAGCGGGGACTCCCCCGGGGCTGGCAAGGAAGGCGGGTCATGGGTGGAGAGAGGGTGTGAGGGATGAGCAGGAGCCGGCCTGCTAGACATTGCAGCTGAACGTCTCCTAGGTGGGCGGGACACTAGAAAGGCACGGCAGAGCCGGGGAGGTCAGGGAACAGTGTGCGCACTGGAGGTGCAGGGATTTGTGGTGAGACGGACAGGTCCAGCTCGGGGCAGGAAGAAGGCTGAAGAGGGGGTGCAGGGTCTTGCCTGGGGTTCTCAGGatcccccccgccaccaccaccaccaccactccgGTCCTGGCTTGGCTTCCAGTCTCTTCCTCGGCCCCAATCACACTAGCCAGGAGACCTGCCATTTCTACAGGCTGTCCGGTCAGAGCCAAGTCGGGACAAGCTCTGCAtccggggagggcgggggagggcggAGCAGCCCGGAAGCTGCCGGGGCGAGGCCCAGGCCCGGCTCAGCGCGCCCTCTAGCGGCCGGTGTCCTCTCTGCCTCTAGAGAGCGCTGCTCCAGCCtgagcacctccccccccccccccccagcccatcGTGGGGTTCcttaccctctgtctctcttgcttcctctgtccctcccctagaGAGGGGCTTCGGGAAGTTGAGAGCTGCTAAAGAGCAAGTACCCCTGCGCACTGGACGGAAGAGGGGGCCACGTGCAGGCTCCTTCTCCTGTCATATCTATGGGTCTCTGGAGTGAGAGGCTGCTGCCCCGGGGGCAGGCCCGGAGCCCGGGGAGCCCAGAGGGAGGGCCAGGGACCCTCTGTGAGCCCAAGGTGACACCTTTCCTGCATCGATACCCACGTCCCATCCCTTGACCCCCGCgtgcccctcccttcccacccaccaCACACCACACCGGGGCCCTTCGTCCTGGCCCGTGGTCACATACCAGTGCCTTAATCCCATCCAACAGCCTCGTGACCACCATACCCAAACCTCGCTTTGCTCCTCCCAACAATGGAAGAATCATATCCTGGACCTCAAAGGGCAGGCGCTGTGATTAAATCACACCCATGAGGTGGCCAGGCGGGACCCAGCCCAGAGGGAGGGCCCAAGCCCTCTGTCGTCTGCCCTCTACTTGGCCCACCCAGGCCGGTACAGGTTCGGAGGGTAGTCAGGGGTGACTGGGCCACCGGCACTGGGCCTGAgccacctccctctgccctcagGTGGTCTATCTGCACACCAACAACATCACCAAGGTGGGCGTCAACGACTTCTGCCCCGTGGGCTTCGGGGTGAAGCGGGCGTACTACAACGGCATCAGCCTCTTCAATAACCCTGTGCCCTACTGGGAGGTGCAGCCAGCCACTTTCCGCTGCGTCACCGACCGCCTGGCCATCCAGTTTGGCAACTACAAAAAGTAGAGGCAGCAGCGGCCGCTGCGGTGGCCTGGGC carries:
- the BGN gene encoding biglycan, with amino-acid sequence MPTMWPLWLLASLLALSQALPFEQKGFWDFTLDDGLPMLNDEEASGAETTSGVPDLDSLTPTFSAMCPFGCHCHLRVVQCSDLGLKSVPKEISPDTTLLDLQNNDISELRKDDFKGLQHLYALVLVNNKISKIHEKAFSPLRKLQKLYISKNHLVEIPPNLPSSLVELRIHDNRIRKVPKGVFSGLRNMNCIEMGGNPLENSGFEPGAFDGLKLNYLRISEAKLTGIPKDLPETLNELHLDHNKIQAIELEDLLRYSKLYRLGLGHNQIRMIENGSLSFLPTLRELHLDNNKLSRVPSGLPDLKLLQVVYLHTNNITKVGVNDFCPVGFGVKRAYYNGISLFNNPVPYWEVQPATFRCVTDRLAIQFGNYKK